A stretch of the Thiomicrorhabdus indica genome encodes the following:
- the lpxB gene encoding lipid-A-disaccharide synthase: MSIENSKSLLKASKEAFIVSNTINQSVHTNSSHNKAVVFAMVAGEASGDTLGANLIQELIKRYPQAKFVGIGGPKMQALGFESWYPMEWLSIMGFFEVLKSLRKLLKLRKELTGRLISLEPDAFIGIDAPDFNFTLEKNLKQAGIPAVHYVGPSVWAWREKRLNKIRESVSGVLVLFPFEPPIYQRYQIPVQYVGHPLAAKRIGALSKVDSCAKLQLDDRLSYTAVLVGSRSSEIEQMAPVYLEVVEKLHYQYPEMQFVFPVVNEHAKIKIEELAYKNNVTSSIHCFVGHMSDCLQLADQALVTSGTASLECALYELPMVIAIKVHPISYWIMKRLATTQWVGLPNVLEQKNLVTECIQDRANAIEIFQHMTEVIENQTVRAAQISAFKKQYQVLNVDSAKLAADAIDQWALKVNQ, translated from the coding sequence ATGTCTATTGAAAATTCAAAGTCATTGCTAAAAGCCTCTAAAGAGGCTTTTATTGTTTCTAATACGATTAATCAATCTGTTCATACAAATTCCTCTCATAATAAAGCGGTTGTATTTGCAATGGTTGCTGGTGAGGCTTCTGGTGATACTTTAGGTGCCAACCTAATTCAAGAGCTAATAAAACGTTATCCTCAAGCAAAGTTTGTTGGTATTGGCGGGCCTAAAATGCAGGCTTTGGGTTTTGAAAGCTGGTATCCGATGGAATGGCTTTCAATAATGGGCTTTTTTGAAGTACTGAAATCTTTACGGAAACTTTTGAAATTGCGAAAAGAATTAACCGGCCGGTTAATCTCTCTAGAACCAGATGCTTTTATTGGAATTGATGCTCCGGATTTTAATTTCACCTTAGAGAAAAATCTTAAGCAAGCTGGAATTCCAGCGGTTCATTATGTCGGGCCATCGGTTTGGGCATGGCGAGAAAAGCGTTTAAATAAGATCAGAGAATCGGTTTCGGGTGTCTTGGTCTTATTTCCTTTTGAACCACCGATTTATCAACGTTATCAAATCCCGGTTCAATATGTCGGGCATCCATTAGCGGCAAAGCGAATAGGGGCTTTATCTAAGGTCGATAGCTGCGCAAAACTACAACTAGATGATCGTCTTAGTTATACTGCCGTCCTAGTTGGTTCTCGTTCCAGTGAGATTGAGCAAATGGCGCCAGTGTATCTGGAAGTTGTAGAAAAATTGCATTATCAATATCCTGAAATGCAGTTCGTGTTTCCTGTCGTTAATGAGCATGCAAAAATCAAAATTGAAGAATTGGCGTACAAAAATAATGTCACTTCGTCAATCCACTGTTTTGTTGGTCATATGTCGGATTGTTTACAGCTTGCGGATCAAGCTTTGGTAACCTCTGGTACAGCATCATTAGAGTGTGCGCTTTACGAACTTCCAATGGTCATTGCAATAAAAGTTCATCCAATCTCTTACTGGATTATGAAACGATTAGCAACAACGCAATGGGTTGGATTACCGAATGTACTCGAACAAAAAAATTTGGTTACCGAGTGTATTCAAGATCGGGCGAATGCGATTGAAATATTCCAACACATGACTGAAGTCATTGAAAATCAAACGGTTCGTGCCGCCCAAATTTCTGCCTTTAAAAAACAGTATCAAGTGCTTAATGTGGATTCGGCTAAATTGGCTGCAGATGCAATTGATCAATGGGCATTAAAAGTAAACCAATAA
- the lpxA gene encoding acyl-ACP--UDP-N-acetylglucosamine O-acyltransferase: protein MIHPTAIIASEAQIDEQVSIGPYCVIEGPVKISKGSKLDSHVYVSGPTTIGENNRFFPFSSIGAEPQDKKYAGEPTELIIGNGNTFRENITINRGTIQDTGKTIIGDDNWVMANVHIAHDCRVGNHTILANAVALAGHVTVNDWAILGGYTLVHQFCAIGEHSFCGMGSVINQDVPNFVIVSGNIATARGVNTEGLKRRDFSDDQIRLVRKAYRKLYKANLGLQSALETLEEMNDSLETLSDMINFIRKSQRGIIR, encoded by the coding sequence GTGATTCATCCAACGGCGATTATAGCTTCTGAAGCTCAAATTGATGAGCAGGTGAGTATTGGTCCCTACTGTGTTATAGAGGGGCCGGTCAAGATTAGTAAAGGATCAAAGCTTGATTCACATGTTTATGTGAGTGGTCCAACAACGATTGGTGAAAATAATCGTTTTTTTCCATTTTCTTCGATTGGTGCTGAACCACAAGATAAAAAGTATGCAGGCGAACCAACAGAGTTAATTATCGGAAATGGGAACACTTTTCGAGAGAATATAACGATAAATCGTGGAACGATTCAGGATACTGGAAAAACTATTATTGGGGATGATAATTGGGTGATGGCAAATGTGCATATTGCTCATGATTGCCGAGTAGGTAATCATACCATTCTTGCTAATGCAGTTGCACTTGCTGGTCATGTTACGGTCAATGACTGGGCAATTCTTGGAGGTTACACTTTGGTGCATCAGTTTTGCGCTATTGGTGAGCATTCATTTTGTGGAATGGGGTCGGTTATCAATCAAGATGTTCCTAATTTTGTGATTGTTTCAGGAAATATTGCAACGGCACGAGGTGTGAATACCGAAGGTCTTAAGCGTCGAGATTTTTCTGATGATCAGATCCGATTGGTTAGAAAAGCGTACCGTAAACTCTATAAAGCCAATTTAGGTTTACAGTCTGCATTGGAAACCCTAGAAGAGATGAATGACAGTCTCGAAACTTTATCCGATATGATTAATTTTATAAGAAAATCTCAAAGAGGAATCATTCGATAA
- the bamA gene encoding outer membrane protein assembly factor BamA, whose amino-acid sequence MAMVVPSLVQAFELKEIELEGSNRIGLATINSYLPFAIGDQLTRESSQEAIKRLYQTGFFNDVALYEKEDGVLVIKVSERPSIAKVDIKGNQLIETEVLNNALESLGIKQGRIFNRLDLDRITVDLKRRYQNQGYYAAKVDIKTEELARNRVDVLIEIMEGAPATLGQISFIGNEVYSDDILLSKIELSSSKVDFEGDNYSKPELEADIERIRTYYLDTGYADFKIRSTQVALSEDKTKVYSTINVEEGEQFSFATIDFNGETIISQDELKALTPFEVGDTFSRSAVMQTVNAIRDRLSEEGYAFAEVEPETLLNRDNNTIDLNIQIEPKSRVYIRRILVEGNTRTRDHVIRREMRQYESAPYSLSKVRQSKSRLQRLGFFKASDIETKRVSPDQVDLVIKVEEQPTGSFTAGVGYSQLDGVSFNLGLSERNFIGSGNKLDFSVDTSSARKSADIGITNPYFTDDGVSLGVGFYYSEIDAEELEVADYTTNNIGIRVNAGYPLSEESRINYGLKFDSQELVCSNTFNFCSDYIAENGANNDSVIASIGWSYNTTDSFYFPSKGQKASVTLETVIPGTSEDPYYKVYLNENYFLPVTKNISLQLKGGLAFGSSHDSDQLPFYEAFYAGGIGTVRGFEPNSLGESYDLYTDGSDRPKGGSARITSTAALVMPVPFIEDSSNQRISFFIDAGHVYDSINNVELNDLRSAAGVGFSWITPVGPLTFSVATPVKSEDTDETQSFQFTLGTAF is encoded by the coding sequence ATGGCCATGGTGGTCCCCTCGCTAGTGCAAGCTTTTGAGTTAAAGGAAATTGAATTAGAAGGGTCAAATCGTATTGGCTTAGCAACCATTAATAGCTACTTACCGTTTGCTATTGGTGATCAACTGACTAGAGAATCGTCTCAAGAAGCAATTAAACGCCTTTACCAAACTGGTTTTTTTAATGATGTTGCACTTTATGAAAAAGAAGATGGTGTATTAGTTATTAAAGTCTCTGAAAGGCCTTCTATTGCTAAAGTTGATATTAAAGGAAACCAGTTAATTGAAACTGAAGTTTTAAATAACGCTTTAGAGTCTTTGGGTATTAAACAAGGTCGTATATTCAATCGATTAGATCTTGATCGTATTACAGTGGATTTGAAACGACGCTATCAAAACCAAGGATATTATGCGGCAAAAGTAGATATTAAGACTGAAGAACTCGCTCGTAACCGTGTGGATGTCTTAATTGAGATTATGGAAGGCGCACCTGCGACATTAGGACAAATTTCATTTATCGGAAATGAAGTCTATTCCGACGATATTTTACTTTCAAAGATTGAATTAAGTTCATCTAAAGTTGATTTTGAAGGCGACAACTACTCAAAACCTGAATTAGAAGCAGATATTGAAAGAATTAGAACTTATTATTTAGATACTGGCTATGCGGACTTCAAAATTCGTTCAACTCAAGTTGCCTTATCTGAAGATAAAACTAAAGTTTACTCAACTATAAATGTCGAAGAAGGTGAGCAGTTTAGTTTTGCGACCATTGATTTCAATGGTGAAACTATTATTTCTCAAGATGAGCTAAAAGCTTTAACGCCTTTTGAAGTAGGTGATACCTTCTCTCGTAGTGCAGTGATGCAAACTGTCAATGCAATTCGCGACCGTCTAAGTGAAGAAGGTTATGCTTTTGCAGAGGTTGAACCAGAAACTCTTTTAAATAGAGACAATAATACGATTGATTTAAACATCCAGATTGAGCCCAAAAGTCGTGTCTATATTCGACGAATTCTGGTTGAAGGAAATACTCGGACTCGTGATCACGTCATTCGTCGTGAGATGCGCCAATATGAAAGTGCACCTTATTCATTATCAAAGGTAAGACAGTCAAAATCACGTTTACAAAGGCTAGGATTTTTCAAGGCATCAGACATTGAAACCAAGCGCGTTTCACCAGATCAAGTTGATTTAGTGATTAAGGTTGAAGAGCAGCCAACCGGTTCATTTACAGCTGGTGTTGGCTATTCTCAATTGGATGGTGTGAGTTTTAACCTTGGTTTGTCAGAACGTAATTTCATCGGTAGCGGGAACAAATTAGACTTCTCAGTTGATACAAGTTCAGCTCGGAAATCTGCTGATATTGGTATTACCAATCCATATTTTACGGATGATGGTGTGAGCTTGGGCGTAGGTTTCTACTATTCGGAAATTGATGCGGAAGAGTTAGAGGTGGCAGACTACACTACCAACAATATTGGTATACGTGTGAACGCTGGTTATCCGTTGAGTGAAGAATCTCGAATCAACTATGGTTTGAAATTCGATTCTCAAGAATTGGTTTGTAGTAATACTTTTAATTTCTGTAGTGACTATATTGCTGAAAATGGTGCAAATAACGATTCTGTCATTGCGTCGATTGGGTGGTCTTATAACACAACAGATAGTTTTTATTTTCCTTCAAAAGGACAGAAAGCTTCTGTGACGCTTGAGACTGTTATTCCTGGTACATCTGAAGATCCATATTACAAAGTCTATTTGAATGAAAATTACTTTTTACCCGTAACTAAAAATATCAGCCTTCAGTTAAAAGGCGGCCTAGCTTTTGGTAGTTCTCATGACTCTGATCAGCTGCCATTTTATGAAGCATTTTATGCCGGTGGTATAGGGACTGTTCGTGGTTTTGAGCCTAATTCATTGGGTGAAAGTTACGATTTATATACAGATGGAAGTGATCGCCCTAAAGGTGGTTCTGCTCGGATAACATCAACGGCTGCGTTGGTAATGCCAGTTCCATTTATTGAAGATTCATCAAATCAGCGTATTAGTTTTTTTATTGATGCCGGGCATGTATATGACAGTATTAATAATGTTGAATTAAATGACTTGCGAAGCGCTGCTGGTGTTGGTTTTTCTTGGATTACTCCTGTCGGTCCTTTAACCTTTAGTGTTGCGACTCCAGTTAAGTCTGAAGATACGGATGAAACACAAAGTTTCCAGTTTACGCTAGGAACAGCTTTCTAA
- a CDS encoding chemotaxis protein CheV, with protein sequence MSTTLEQVEKTARLSQNNQLSLMIFQVQFEKENYEPPYYGINVFKVREVLEGRAYEVSSMPDSNSLIEGMIELRGVYLPVIDLPKWMGFEMTEEEREKSIIIVADFSHNFVGLRVSHIYGVEEKEWSDIRPADNYNVNVKTNQIVNHTYLNNTDTLCFILDIEKLLIEAMPTMAQKIFASAESVGDKGIELYPEIYEKTILFAEDSKSIQKYMAMVFDQLKLKFLAFDNGRLLLDYIGSLETLDDISMVFTDLEMPAASGHTVIRELRSSSKTKNLPIIVHTSMTSDNNSREVIDMGANYFIGKVDTDLILETIAKVQVDLYGDREKI encoded by the coding sequence ATGTCTACAACACTAGAGCAAGTCGAAAAAACCGCTCGTTTAAGTCAGAACAATCAGTTGAGTTTAATGATTTTCCAAGTGCAGTTTGAGAAGGAAAACTATGAACCTCCATATTACGGAATTAACGTTTTTAAAGTTCGAGAAGTATTAGAAGGAAGAGCTTATGAAGTTTCTTCGATGCCAGACAGTAATTCTTTAATTGAAGGCATGATTGAGCTCCGCGGCGTTTATTTACCTGTTATCGATTTGCCGAAATGGATGGGCTTTGAAATGACGGAAGAGGAACGCGAAAAGTCGATTATTATTGTTGCTGATTTTAGTCATAATTTTGTCGGACTTCGTGTTTCACATATCTATGGGGTCGAAGAAAAAGAGTGGTCTGATATCCGACCTGCAGACAACTACAATGTGAATGTTAAGACCAATCAGATTGTCAATCATACCTATTTAAACAATACTGATACACTTTGCTTTATTTTAGATATTGAGAAGTTGTTGATTGAAGCCATGCCAACGATGGCGCAGAAGATTTTTGCCTCAGCTGAAAGTGTCGGAGATAAAGGTATAGAACTTTACCCTGAGATTTATGAAAAGACCATTTTGTTTGCTGAAGACTCCAAATCAATTCAGAAATACATGGCAATGGTGTTTGATCAACTAAAGTTAAAATTTTTGGCTTTCGATAATGGGAGATTATTGCTGGACTATATCGGTTCATTGGAAACACTGGATGATATTTCAATGGTATTTACGGATTTGGAAATGCCAGCTGCTTCTGGTCATACAGTCATCCGTGAATTGCGCAGTAGTTCAAAAACGAAAAATTTGCCAATTATTGTACATACCTCAATGACCAGTGATAACAACAGCAGAGAGGTCATTGATATGGGCGCTAATTATTTTATTGGTAAAGTGGATACGGATTTAATTTTAGAGACGATTGCTAAAGTTCAAGTTGATCTTTATGGTGACCGTGAAAAAATTTAG
- a CDS encoding diguanylate cyclase, which produces MNQSIFPTKEFRDLSVDFDNSDTLSLKMDAAANILHVSKNWEILTGYPEKDLINSSFKNLLHTNSIPFFDSYLETLKSEKYIVNATLKIQQKNGCIFEVLMLARQIDDVTDENNTQIFIAEFRTLEYYMHSVKAIEELLTKERFLSKSHKLRADIAELTLKTPSASEFLTSIKKLLSNQPELSVNLSELTVKTLDNDLNRPVTISHQPPTAVSSDSSYDQVQFSDPLPLVETNINIQVLCPNNHQNSYYFNLKLHCFEILVTPWLEILEESFVQIYTNLEHLHNHFVLQKTQHQLQSLVENVHAIGFEVDLEKKVFCFVSPKIFEILGYQINDWHNIEQWLALIHNEDRLMVRRLFDAKDIHAQENKSQNLSFRIRHKNGQFIWVLAHITYQLTETHSACILGVLIDISEQKSIEASLELAVKDANQLTQEQQTFLSLFDMGDIVLFKWRNNKNWNVDYVSLSVECLLGYTPEDFTEAGKLYANCIHPHDLSRVLSEVENAIATNQTFFRHQPYRIVDIHNQVKWVSDITYILRDSSHEIINFIGYVYDVTLEHDSHSQLQSILDMQESIIIVTNGRKIQFANKRFLNFFNSPDLKAFLTHSDCICDYFVAYKDHYVKPYEQADWLQDLMKLPESKRLVALERGRDTIGSFKVQISHLTDVSSVVSFTDITETLREKDYFQYLSHHDRLTGSFNREYLHHRFEKLIAATKRNNQHLGLILIDIDHFKKINDEYGHNLGDDVLKSLAELIQENIRIHDRLIRWGGEEFILVAEVDGIESTGVLAEHLRYLTEQKRFPRNLTITASFGITIVDDNESLKSAIERADIALYRAKNAGRNQVEVEV; this is translated from the coding sequence ATGAACCAATCAATTTTTCCTACAAAAGAATTCAGAGACCTCTCCGTTGATTTTGATAACAGTGATACCCTTTCATTAAAGATGGATGCTGCTGCAAATATTTTACACGTCAGCAAAAATTGGGAAATCCTTACAGGCTATCCTGAAAAAGACCTTATCAATTCTTCATTTAAAAACCTACTGCACACAAACTCCATACCGTTTTTCGATAGCTATTTGGAAACATTAAAATCCGAAAAATATATAGTAAATGCGACTCTTAAAATTCAGCAGAAGAATGGCTGTATTTTCGAAGTGCTAATGCTTGCGAGACAAATCGATGATGTTACCGATGAAAATAATACTCAAATATTTATTGCAGAGTTCCGCACACTTGAGTATTACATGCATTCTGTTAAAGCAATTGAAGAGCTCTTAACAAAAGAACGATTTTTATCCAAAAGTCATAAACTTAGAGCTGATATTGCAGAGCTGACTTTAAAAACTCCGAGTGCATCAGAGTTTTTGACTAGTATTAAAAAACTTCTCAGTAATCAACCTGAATTATCTGTTAATTTATCTGAATTAACTGTAAAAACATTAGATAACGATCTTAACCGGCCGGTAACTATTTCTCATCAACCTCCGACCGCAGTTTCATCTGATTCAAGCTATGATCAAGTGCAATTTTCAGATCCTTTACCTTTGGTTGAAACAAATATAAATATTCAGGTCCTCTGTCCAAATAACCACCAAAATTCTTATTATTTCAACCTAAAACTCCACTGCTTTGAAATTTTGGTAACACCTTGGCTTGAAATACTCGAAGAAAGCTTTGTCCAAATTTACACAAACCTAGAACACCTTCATAATCATTTCGTGTTGCAAAAGACACAACATCAGCTCCAAAGTCTTGTTGAAAATGTCCATGCGATTGGTTTTGAAGTTGATTTAGAAAAAAAAGTTTTTTGCTTCGTTTCGCCTAAAATCTTCGAAATCCTCGGCTACCAAATCAATGACTGGCACAATATAGAGCAATGGTTGGCACTGATTCACAATGAAGATCGCTTAATGGTCAGACGCTTATTCGATGCAAAAGATATTCATGCACAAGAAAATAAAAGTCAGAATTTATCATTTCGAATTCGTCATAAAAACGGACAGTTTATCTGGGTATTAGCGCATATAACTTATCAATTAACGGAAACTCATTCAGCCTGCATCTTAGGCGTACTTATTGACATTTCAGAACAAAAAAGCATTGAAGCCTCACTTGAACTTGCGGTTAAAGACGCAAACCAATTAACTCAAGAACAGCAAACTTTCTTATCGCTGTTTGATATGGGAGATATCGTTTTATTCAAATGGCGCAATAATAAAAACTGGAATGTTGATTATGTCTCATTAAGTGTCGAGTGTTTATTAGGCTATACCCCTGAAGACTTTACAGAAGCCGGAAAACTATACGCCAACTGTATTCACCCCCACGATCTAAGTCGTGTATTGAGCGAAGTTGAAAATGCGATTGCAACCAACCAAACCTTCTTTAGACATCAGCCTTACAGAATCGTTGATATTCACAATCAAGTAAAATGGGTCTCTGACATTACATACATTCTTCGAGATTCCAGCCATGAAATTATTAATTTCATCGGATATGTCTACGATGTCACTCTTGAGCACGACTCACATTCACAATTGCAAAGCATACTGGATATGCAAGAAAGCATCATCATTGTCACCAACGGAAGAAAAATTCAATTCGCGAACAAACGATTTTTGAATTTCTTTAATTCTCCGGACTTGAAGGCCTTCTTAACCCATTCTGATTGTATCTGTGACTATTTTGTCGCCTACAAAGACCACTATGTGAAACCATATGAACAGGCAGACTGGCTGCAAGACTTAATGAAGCTACCTGAAAGTAAACGCCTTGTTGCACTTGAACGAGGACGAGATACCATTGGCTCATTTAAAGTTCAAATTAGCCACTTAACGGATGTCTCTTCGGTTGTCAGCTTTACCGACATTACAGAAACACTTCGAGAAAAAGATTACTTTCAATATTTGTCACATCATGACCGTTTAACAGGTAGCTTCAATCGCGAGTATTTACACCACCGCTTTGAGAAGCTAATTGCTGCCACCAAGCGTAACAACCAACATTTAGGTTTAATTCTAATTGATATTGACCACTTTAAGAAAATCAATGATGAATACGGACACAACCTTGGAGATGATGTCCTTAAATCTTTAGCGGAACTCATCCAAGAAAATATCCGCATCCATGACAGATTAATCCGATGGGGAGGAGAAGAGTTCATTCTTGTCGCAGAAGTTGACGGTATTGAATCGACAGGTGTTCTTGCTGAACACTTGCGCTATCTAACCGAACAGAAACGTTTTCCTCGGAACCTGACAATCACAGCTAGTTTTGGAATTACCATTGTCGATGACAATGAAAGCCTTAAATCAGCCATTGAGCGTGCCGATATCGCGCTATACCGTGCAAAAAATGCAGGTAGAAATCAAGTAGAGGTTGAAGTTTAG
- the fabZ gene encoding 3-hydroxyacyl-ACP dehydratase FabZ — protein sequence MEVKEIFDYLPHRYPFLLVDRVTEFTPNESLKGYKNITFNEPQFTGHFPNNPIMPGVMIIEAMAQCTGILAFRSQDEKPDGSSMYYLAAVDNARFRQPAVPGDRLDFEVKALGNKRGIWKFECITKVDGKVIASADLMCAERKV from the coding sequence ATGGAAGTAAAAGAAATTTTTGACTATTTACCGCATCGTTATCCGTTTTTATTGGTTGACCGAGTGACAGAGTTCACACCCAACGAAAGTTTAAAAGGGTATAAAAACATTACTTTTAACGAACCACAGTTTACGGGACATTTTCCGAATAATCCGATTATGCCTGGTGTCATGATTATTGAAGCAATGGCACAATGCACAGGAATCCTTGCCTTCCGTAGTCAAGATGAAAAGCCTGATGGCAGCTCCATGTACTACCTTGCTGCTGTTGACAATGCACGTTTTCGACAGCCAGCTGTACCTGGTGACCGTTTGGATTTTGAAGTAAAAGCACTCGGAAACAAGCGTGGTATTTGGAAATTTGAGTGTATTACCAAGGTGGATGGCAAAGTCATCGCTTCTGCTGATTTAATGTGTGCAGAACGTAAGGTTTAA
- a CDS encoding OmpH family outer membrane protein, with protein sequence MLKSLFTIVGLMVALQMSSVQANDAQTKLGVVNVALLLEKAPQAEAATVSLKKEFAKEQGELQSLAQELESEQKNYEKNKSVMSDTQKTAKERQLTLMTREIQRRRNDVQELINLRRNEELAKLQNLVNAAIKEIGEKQGFDLILYEGIAYTNSRIDITQDVLKYLGTVGDKEKNNFNK encoded by the coding sequence ATGTTGAAATCATTGTTTACTATTGTAGGGCTAATGGTTGCTTTGCAAATGTCTTCTGTTCAGGCTAATGACGCTCAAACTAAACTTGGAGTTGTGAATGTAGCTTTGTTACTTGAAAAAGCCCCACAAGCGGAAGCCGCAACGGTTTCCCTTAAAAAAGAGTTTGCTAAAGAACAAGGTGAGCTCCAAAGTCTGGCACAAGAACTTGAGTCTGAACAAAAAAACTACGAAAAAAATAAATCGGTCATGAGTGATACTCAAAAAACAGCTAAAGAGCGTCAATTGACCCTGATGACTCGTGAAATTCAACGACGTCGAAATGATGTCCAAGAGCTTATTAATTTGCGACGCAATGAAGAATTAGCCAAATTACAAAACCTAGTCAATGCTGCAATTAAAGAAATTGGTGAAAAACAAGGTTTTGATTTGATTCTTTACGAAGGTATTGCCTATACAAACAGCCGTATTGATATTACTCAAGATGTTTTAAAGTACTTGGGCACCGTGGGTGATAAAGAAAAAAACAATTTCAATAAGTAA
- the lpxD gene encoding UDP-3-O-(3-hydroxymyristoyl)glucosamine N-acyltransferase — protein sequence MYISQILSYLDSLSIEYTFEGNESHSILSVQSIKKATQEQFCYLAQKKLVKQLAESRAGLLISNKKFCDGNTSRIDNLLWVKNPHYVFAKIMQLFYTQEPSQQSISAIERISDDSSISKCAIVEDNVLIHSGVKVGKNTIIRSGTILHSGVEIGDDCIIGNQVVIHKDCIVGSEVIIETGAVIGGDGFGWAFENERWHKIPQIGRVRIGDRVSIGNNVCIDRGAIDDTVIEEDVIIDNLVHVAHNVVIGKGSAIAAQAGFAGSTKLGQFNMVAGQAGFAGHIETADQCQFHAKSGVTHSIKNAGVYAGFPAYDARKWQRNTVKSQKIEELAKQIKQMQQTIDALRESEAESS from the coding sequence GTGTACATTTCTCAAATTCTTTCTTACCTAGACTCCTTATCTATTGAATATACATTCGAAGGTAATGAGTCACATTCAATCTTATCTGTACAAAGTATCAAGAAAGCCACACAAGAACAGTTTTGCTATCTTGCTCAAAAAAAACTTGTCAAACAACTCGCAGAGAGTCGTGCGGGTCTACTTATATCGAATAAAAAATTTTGTGATGGCAACACTAGTCGTATCGATAATCTTCTTTGGGTGAAGAATCCCCACTATGTTTTTGCAAAAATTATGCAATTGTTTTATACGCAAGAGCCTTCGCAACAAAGCATTTCTGCTATCGAAAGAATTTCTGATGATTCAAGTATCTCTAAATGTGCGATTGTTGAGGATAATGTGTTGATTCACTCTGGTGTTAAAGTCGGTAAAAATACTATCATTCGATCTGGAACCATTCTTCATTCAGGTGTTGAAATTGGAGATGATTGTATTATTGGAAATCAAGTGGTCATTCACAAAGACTGTATTGTTGGTAGTGAGGTTATCATTGAAACCGGAGCGGTAATCGGTGGTGATGGATTTGGTTGGGCATTTGAAAATGAACGCTGGCATAAAATCCCCCAAATTGGGCGAGTTAGAATTGGTGATAGAGTGTCTATCGGTAACAATGTATGTATTGATCGTGGAGCGATTGATGACACGGTTATTGAAGAAGATGTCATCATCGATAATTTAGTTCATGTTGCGCATAACGTTGTCATTGGTAAAGGATCTGCTATTGCAGCGCAAGCTGGTTTTGCGGGTTCCACTAAATTAGGACAGTTTAACATGGTAGCTGGCCAGGCAGGGTTTGCAGGCCATATAGAAACTGCCGATCAATGTCAATTCCATGCCAAATCAGGGGTGACGCACTCTATAAAAAATGCTGGTGTATATGCAGGTTTTCCCGCCTACGATGCGCGCAAGTGGCAGCGAAATACGGTAAAATCTCAGAAAATCGAAGAGCTCGCAAAGCAAATTAAGCAGATGCAACAAACAATTGATGCGTTAAGAGAGTCCGAAGCAGAGTCGTCATAA
- the rnhB gene encoding ribonuclease HII, translating to MSQIAQQSELFPSIQNNLNEYGYRSLTGTIAGIDEVGRGPLIGEVVAAAVILPAGCSLALQDSKKLTEGKREVLSELIREEALAFAIGVATPAEIDEINILQATMLAMQRAMNQVGEIARQKQIEIERVYVDGNRAPQLSHVAETVVKGDAKVAEISAASIIAKVYRDRQMIELDEKYPEYGFAKHKGYPTAEHLEKIKKFGLIDGYRKSFKPIKVLLEGNTSSNHER from the coding sequence ATGTCACAAATTGCGCAACAATCTGAACTATTTCCCTCAATTCAAAACAATCTCAATGAATATGGTTATCGAAGCTTAACAGGAACTATTGCTGGAATTGATGAGGTTGGACGAGGCCCTTTAATCGGTGAAGTCGTTGCTGCTGCGGTTATTTTACCGGCCGGTTGTAGCTTGGCTCTGCAGGATTCAAAAAAACTAACTGAAGGCAAACGAGAGGTGTTAAGCGAGCTAATTCGCGAGGAAGCACTTGCGTTTGCCATTGGTGTAGCAACACCAGCAGAGATTGATGAAATCAATATTTTGCAAGCAACAATGCTTGCGATGCAGCGCGCTATGAATCAAGTTGGTGAAATTGCTCGGCAAAAACAGATTGAAATTGAACGGGTCTATGTCGATGGTAACCGCGCGCCGCAGCTGTCCCATGTGGCTGAAACCGTGGTGAAAGGTGACGCTAAGGTTGCAGAAATTAGTGCGGCTTCCATTATTGCTAAAGTGTATCGTGATCGACAAATGATTGAGTTAGATGAAAAGTATCCTGAATATGGATTTGCAAAACACAAAGGATATCCCACAGCAGAGCATCTTGAGAAGATTAAAAAGTTTGGACTGATTGATGGCTACCGAAAGTCTTTTAAGCCGATAAAAGTTTTACTTGAAGGAAATACTTCCAGTAATCATGAACGTTAA